One Halobacterium sp. DL1 DNA window includes the following coding sequences:
- a CDS encoding methionyl-tRNA formyltransferase: MGEDDTTEVCLLAHSETLPAWAAAAVQRMVAETNAEVGLVVEDASDSERSTTDAVRRLVELREWGVVAAVMQLFADDLDPLEPVPIRDIDGVADAEWVECEPETVDGWKNALPEDAVERVAETDVAVRFGFGFLVGDALTAPEMGVLSFHHGDFREYRGQPMGFWEYVHGRPEAGVTLQRINETLDGGEVVHSRRVDIADAPTWGAVRCRLFDASEEMLAEGARRLERDEFEPETLSEAELGDLYTLPRGRPVATYLGKTARGVLFG; the protein is encoded by the coding sequence GTGGGTGAGGACGACACCACCGAGGTCTGTCTGCTGGCCCACAGCGAGACCCTCCCCGCGTGGGCGGCCGCGGCCGTCCAGCGGATGGTCGCGGAGACGAACGCCGAGGTCGGCCTCGTCGTCGAGGACGCTTCGGACAGCGAGCGCTCGACGACCGACGCCGTGCGCCGCCTCGTCGAACTCCGCGAGTGGGGGGTCGTCGCGGCCGTGATGCAGCTGTTCGCCGACGACCTCGACCCCCTAGAACCGGTGCCGATTCGGGACATCGACGGCGTCGCGGACGCCGAGTGGGTGGAGTGTGAACCGGAGACGGTCGACGGCTGGAAGAACGCGCTCCCGGAGGACGCCGTCGAGCGGGTTGCGGAGACGGACGTGGCGGTCCGCTTCGGCTTCGGCTTCCTGGTCGGCGACGCGCTGACCGCGCCAGAGATGGGGGTCTTGAGCTTCCACCACGGCGACTTCCGGGAGTACCGGGGTCAGCCGATGGGGTTCTGGGAGTACGTCCACGGCCGCCCAGAGGCCGGCGTCACGCTACAGCGCATCAACGAGACGCTAGACGGCGGGGAAGTGGTCCACTCTAGGCGCGTCGACATTGCCGACGCGCCGACGTGGGGCGCAGTCCGGTGTCGACTGTTCGACGCCTCCGAGGAGATGCTCGCCGAGGGCGCCCGCCGGCTCGAACGCGACGAGTTCGAACCGGAAACGCTCTCCGAGGCGGAGCTCGGCGACCTCTACACCCTCCCCCGGGGGCGACCCGTCGCCACCTACCTGGGGAAGACGGCCCGCGGCGTGCTGTTCGGCTGA
- a CDS encoding dihydropteroate synthase, with the protein MRYDEAANFLLDLRRYRPKPGTDSTADLLAALGDPHEGTRYVQVAGSNGKGSTARLVESTLREAGLDVGLYTSPHFDDVRERATVNGRQLSKSALTEFVEAVRPRVNERAADGDAPTFFEVVTAMALWEFGRQDVDVAVLEVGIGGRYDATSVVDPEASAVTSVTLEHTGVLGDTVEEIARDKAHVAPADNPLVTATTGDALAAVREQAGDVVAVGEDGAGVDVTVRYGGRTNHTEAAVSLAGDGWSVDTRIPLLGAYQARNAGVAAVLARQVADVDAETIARGFRKAYWPGRFEVMSADPVVALDGAHNTGACEALADTVAEFDYDRLLCVFGAMHDKDHRGMADALPTPDRAWVCEPDTDRAEDAEVLETVFSEAGAGETTIRRSVEAAVDAALEEAADDDLVLVTGSLFTVAEARTRWTRTNLPKRVRDLEEARETLEGAHVTPPGVWRMRGKGVHRVVKTRVRKRQAQYLKEEMLSLGAECSLSGLNEQPRGTLDAVLMGTLAQFKRLCEKLDGQPYGLSVFAEELRADLGIRTEPAEHGYPWEDGTAVMGILNVTPDSFHDGGDYERVEDAVARAEEMVEVGADIVDVGGESTRPGADPVPVEEELDRVLPVIERLADLDALVSVDTRKAEVGRQALDAGADILNDVTGLEDPEMRFVAAEYDAPLVVMHSINAPVEPGQDVHYDDVVEDVVDELTERVLLAEKAGLPREKIIVDPGVGFGKSAAESFDILDRTDEFHALGCPVLVGHSQKSMFGAVDRYPDEGGYATTAATALATDRGADIVRVHDVEENVAAVRVAEQMRDEDGR; encoded by the coding sequence ATGCGATACGACGAGGCGGCGAACTTCCTCCTCGACCTCCGTCGCTACCGGCCGAAACCCGGCACGGACTCGACGGCAGACCTCCTGGCGGCCCTCGGCGACCCCCACGAGGGGACGCGGTACGTGCAGGTCGCGGGGTCGAACGGGAAGGGTAGCACCGCCCGACTCGTCGAGTCCACGCTCCGGGAGGCTGGCCTCGACGTCGGGCTGTACACCTCCCCGCACTTCGACGACGTGCGCGAGCGCGCGACCGTCAACGGCCGTCAGCTCTCCAAGTCCGCGCTCACCGAGTTCGTCGAGGCGGTCCGGCCGCGCGTGAACGAGCGCGCGGCGGACGGTGACGCTCCCACGTTCTTCGAGGTCGTGACCGCGATGGCGCTCTGGGAGTTCGGCCGGCAGGACGTCGACGTCGCGGTTCTGGAGGTGGGCATCGGCGGCCGGTACGACGCGACGAGCGTTGTCGACCCCGAGGCGAGCGCGGTCACCTCGGTCACGCTCGAACACACGGGCGTCCTCGGCGACACGGTCGAGGAGATAGCGCGCGACAAGGCCCACGTCGCGCCCGCCGACAATCCGCTCGTGACGGCGACCACCGGCGACGCGCTCGCGGCGGTCCGCGAGCAGGCCGGAGACGTCGTCGCCGTCGGGGAGGACGGCGCTGGCGTCGACGTGACGGTGCGCTACGGGGGACGCACGAACCACACCGAGGCCGCCGTCTCGCTCGCGGGCGACGGCTGGTCCGTCGACACACGGATTCCGCTGCTCGGCGCCTACCAGGCCCGGAACGCGGGCGTCGCGGCGGTGCTCGCTCGGCAGGTCGCGGACGTGGACGCGGAGACCATCGCGCGCGGCTTCCGGAAGGCGTACTGGCCGGGCCGCTTCGAGGTGATGAGCGCCGACCCCGTCGTGGCCCTCGACGGCGCGCACAACACCGGCGCCTGCGAGGCGCTCGCGGACACTGTCGCAGAGTTCGACTACGACCGCCTGCTCTGCGTCTTCGGCGCGATGCACGACAAGGACCACCGCGGAATGGCCGACGCGCTGCCGACGCCCGACCGCGCGTGGGTCTGCGAACCGGACACCGACCGCGCGGAGGACGCCGAAGTTCTGGAGACGGTGTTCTCGGAGGCTGGCGCCGGCGAGACGACGATCAGGCGCTCCGTCGAGGCGGCCGTCGACGCCGCGCTCGAGGAGGCGGCCGACGACGACCTGGTGCTCGTCACGGGGTCGCTGTTCACCGTCGCGGAGGCGCGGACGCGCTGGACGCGAACGAACCTTCCCAAGCGAGTGCGGGACCTCGAAGAGGCCCGCGAGACGCTGGAGGGCGCCCACGTCACGCCCCCGGGCGTCTGGCGGATGCGCGGGAAGGGCGTCCACCGCGTGGTGAAGACCCGCGTCCGGAAGCGCCAGGCCCAGTACCTCAAGGAGGAGATGCTGAGCCTCGGCGCGGAGTGCTCGCTGTCGGGACTGAACGAACAGCCCCGAGGCACGCTCGACGCGGTGCTGATGGGGACGCTCGCGCAGTTCAAGCGCCTCTGCGAGAAACTCGACGGGCAGCCGTACGGGCTCTCGGTGTTCGCCGAGGAACTCCGTGCGGACCTCGGCATCCGGACGGAACCGGCCGAACACGGCTACCCGTGGGAGGACGGCACCGCCGTGATGGGCATCCTGAACGTCACGCCGGACAGCTTCCACGACGGCGGCGACTACGAGCGCGTCGAGGACGCCGTCGCGCGCGCCGAGGAGATGGTCGAGGTCGGGGCCGACATCGTCGACGTCGGCGGGGAGTCCACCCGACCGGGCGCCGACCCCGTTCCCGTCGAGGAGGAACTCGACCGCGTGCTCCCGGTGATCGAACGACTCGCGGACCTCGACGCGCTCGTCTCCGTCGACACCCGGAAGGCGGAAGTCGGCCGGCAGGCCCTCGACGCTGGCGCCGACATCCTGAACGACGTGACGGGCCTCGAGGACCCGGAGATGCGCTTCGTCGCCGCCGAGTACGACGCGCCGCTGGTCGTGATGCACTCCATCAACGCGCCAGTCGAACCCGGCCAGGACGTCCACTACGACGACGTCGTCGAGGACGTCGTCGACGAACTGACCGAGCGCGTGCTGCTCGCGGAGAAGGCGGGCCTCCCGCGGGAGAAGATCATCGTCGACCCGGGCGTCGGCTTCGGGAAGTCGGCGGCGGAGAGCTTCGATATCCTCGACCGCACCGACGAGTTCCACGCGCTCGGCTGTCCAGTGCTGGTTGGGCACTCCCAGAAGTCGATGTTCGGCGCGGTCGACCGCTACCCCGACGAGGGCGGCTACGCGACGACGGCGGCGACGGCGCTCGCGACCGACCGCGGCGCCGACATCGTGCGCGTCCACGACGTCGAAGAGAACGTCGCTGCGGTGCGCGTCGCCGAGCAGATGCGCGACGAGGACGGCCGGTAA
- a CDS encoding glycosyl transferase family 1, whose protein sequence is MRVAFVSETTAHHADGDDLDRLDLLAGLLAERGHEVHVCCAQWWEGRPDTFDYEDVTYHAITADPGRRWFSPKAAATLRGIDPDVVHATSRTPGHVYGARWGGLLAGAPVVCEWYDPHDTGDGLRGRAYRYAARRPSAVVTPSRTVKTSVRECGRDGEDVRVVPTGIDMDRIRRAVPGDDGDIVVSRRLDENANLESLFLALAEFREYDWNCTVVGDGPARRGYERQASDLRIADRVDFVGDCTVEERVEIFKNAHVYVHTAERTSFACDLLWALACGCVGIVEYHAQSSAHELVETYDRGFRATSDEEIVECLVAAGDLERKAVDETFADYDYDAFVSAYLDTYSDAQADAGLL, encoded by the coding sequence ATGCGAGTGGCGTTCGTCTCCGAGACGACCGCCCACCACGCCGACGGCGACGATCTCGACCGGCTCGACCTGCTCGCGGGACTGCTCGCCGAGCGGGGACACGAGGTCCACGTCTGCTGTGCGCAGTGGTGGGAGGGCCGGCCGGACACCTTCGACTACGAGGACGTGACCTACCACGCCATCACGGCCGACCCCGGCCGACGCTGGTTCTCCCCGAAAGCCGCCGCCACCCTCCGCGGCATCGACCCCGACGTCGTCCACGCGACCTCCCGCACGCCCGGCCACGTCTACGGCGCGCGCTGGGGCGGCCTGCTCGCCGGCGCCCCGGTCGTCTGCGAGTGGTACGACCCCCACGACACCGGGGACGGACTACGCGGCCGCGCCTACCGGTACGCCGCGCGCCGCCCGAGCGCGGTGGTGACGCCCTCCCGGACCGTGAAGACGAGCGTCCGCGAGTGCGGCCGGGACGGCGAGGACGTGCGCGTCGTCCCGACTGGCATCGACATGGACCGGATTCGCCGCGCGGTCCCGGGCGACGACGGCGACATCGTCGTCAGCCGGCGCCTAGACGAGAACGCCAACCTGGAGTCGCTGTTCCTCGCGCTCGCGGAGTTCCGGGAGTACGACTGGAACTGCACGGTCGTCGGCGACGGTCCAGCACGCCGCGGCTACGAGCGCCAGGCCAGCGACCTCCGCATCGCCGACCGCGTGGACTTCGTCGGCGACTGCACCGTCGAGGAGCGCGTGGAGATATTCAAGAACGCCCACGTCTACGTCCACACCGCCGAACGCACGTCGTTCGCGTGCGACCTGCTGTGGGCGCTCGCCTGCGGCTGCGTCGGCATCGTCGAGTACCACGCCCAGTCCAGCGCCCACGAACTCGTCGAGACGTACGACCGGGGCTTCCGCGCGACCAGCGACGAGGAGATCGTCGAGTGCCTGGTCGCGGCGGGCGACCTCGAACGCAAAGCCGTCGACGAGACGTTCGCCGACTACGACTACGACGCGTTCGTCTCCGCCTACCTCGACACCTACAGCGACGCGCAGGCAGACGCCGGCCTGCTCTGA